A genomic window from Flavobacterium hankyongi includes:
- a CDS encoding N-acetylmuramidase family protein, with protein sequence MRTIKYNVKCSEVITLCELLNKIGYQLPVTDSFTLTVDTTVKDFQLKNNLVVDGVVGIKTWSKLYELQPNLTDYNSKFLSEQDLIDFSNLYNVDLATVKAVNQVESSGKGFLLSGKPKILFEGHIFWKELEKRGINPNSVLSGNEDILYKNWTKAHYIGGEGEYSRLEKAISINKDAALSSASWGCFQIMGFHATNIGYSSVTEFVDKMYLSEREHLIALGKFLEVHTANLIDLLKDKNWDRFAYYYNGAGYKSNKYDEKLASAYRKYSN encoded by the coding sequence ATGAGAACAATAAAATACAATGTAAAATGCTCCGAAGTAATCACTTTATGTGAGTTATTAAATAAAATTGGCTACCAATTACCAGTTACTGATTCTTTTACTTTAACCGTTGACACTACTGTTAAAGATTTTCAACTAAAAAACAATTTAGTAGTAGATGGTGTTGTTGGTATTAAAACATGGTCAAAGTTATATGAATTGCAACCCAACTTGACTGACTACAATAGTAAGTTTTTGTCTGAACAAGATTTAATTGATTTTTCAAATCTTTATAATGTAGATCTAGCGACTGTAAAAGCTGTAAATCAGGTTGAAAGCTCAGGAAAAGGTTTTCTTTTAAGTGGAAAGCCCAAAATTCTTTTTGAAGGTCACATATTTTGGAAAGAACTTGAAAAAAGAGGAATTAACCCTAACTCTGTATTGAGTGGTAATGAAGATATTTTGTATAAAAACTGGACAAAAGCACATTACATTGGTGGAGAGGGTGAATATTCTCGATTAGAAAAAGCTATTAGCATCAACAAGGATGCCGCATTATCTTCAGCTTCATGGGGGTGTTTTCAAATAATGGGATTCCATGCTACCAATATAGGTTACAGTTCAGTGACTGAGTTTGTAGATAAAATGTATTTATCGGAAAGAGAACATTTAATTGCCTTAGGTAAATTTTTAGAAGTGCATACGGCTAATTTAATTGATCTATTAAAGGATAAAAACTGGGATAGATTTGCATACTACTATAATGGGGCTGGTTATAAATCTAATAAATATGATGAAAAATTAGCTAGTGCCTACCGAAAATATTCAAACTAA
- a CDS encoding energy transducer TonB: MSKLNITKDEWLELVFEGKNKEYGAYQLRKEDGATTTKAFFTALVFVTTLVALPILLSSFGEKPVVKPIELGDDPILELHHVNLREEIKPKLPVAPKTAAQPPITTKTLVDPHIVDAAVAPDTDFTKPEDVEKPNTENTNTNGNIGGTGTTVTTTTTTTEEPEDNGTTIVNPSMVEKNPNFPGGINEFLKLVGNRFSVPELEEERTLKVIVFFVVEKDGSLSNITVPRSPGFGLDKEAIRVLKSIKTKWEPGILKGKPVRTSYSLPIVVKTQ; the protein is encoded by the coding sequence ATGTCTAAGCTAAACATTACCAAAGACGAATGGCTAGAACTTGTTTTTGAAGGAAAAAACAAAGAGTATGGCGCTTATCAATTAAGAAAAGAAGACGGTGCAACAACCACGAAAGCATTTTTTACTGCTTTAGTATTTGTTACAACTCTTGTTGCCCTTCCTATTTTACTAAGTTCATTTGGAGAAAAACCAGTTGTTAAACCAATTGAATTAGGTGATGATCCTATTTTAGAACTTCATCACGTTAATTTACGAGAAGAAATAAAACCCAAATTGCCAGTGGCTCCAAAAACTGCTGCGCAACCTCCTATAACAACAAAAACATTAGTTGATCCACATATTGTTGATGCTGCAGTAGCTCCTGATACAGATTTTACGAAACCAGAAGATGTAGAAAAACCAAATACGGAAAACACGAATACTAATGGTAATATAGGAGGAACTGGCACAACGGTGACTACAACTACGACAACTACTGAAGAACCAGAAGATAATGGAACAACAATTGTTAATCCTTCAATGGTTGAAAAAAATCCTAATTTCCCTGGTGGAATTAATGAGTTTTTAAAATTAGTTGGAAATAGATTTTCTGTTCCTGAATTAGAAGAAGAAAGAACATTAAAAGTTATTGTTTTCTTCGTTGTAGAAAAAGACGGAAGCTTATCAAACATTACAGTACCAAGAAGCCCAGGCTTTGGACTAGATAAAGAAGCTATTAGAGTTCTTAAATCTATCAAAACAAAATGGGAACCAGGTATATTAAAAGGAAAACCAGTAAGAACATCATATTCTTTACCAATTGTGGTAAAAACACAATAA
- the lipA gene encoding lipoyl synthase, whose amino-acid sequence METATTSNILPVGKPKWLKVKLPIGEKYTELRGLVDKYKLNTICTSGSCPNMGECWGEGTATFMILGNICTRSCGFCGVKTGRPEDVEWDEPEKVARSIKIMKIKHAVITSVDRDDLKDMGSIIWAETVKAIRRMNPETTLETLIPDFQGVERILDRIVEVSPEVVSHNMETVRRLTREVRIQAKYDRSLAVLKYLKDQGIRRTKSGIMLGLGETEEEVIQTMKDLRDANVDIVTIGQYLQPSKKHLPVKEYITPEQFAKYEQIGKELGFRHVESGVLVRSSYHAQKHIL is encoded by the coding sequence ATGGAAACGGCAACAACTTCAAATATATTACCTGTAGGAAAACCAAAATGGTTAAAAGTAAAATTACCAATTGGTGAAAAATACACTGAACTTAGAGGCTTAGTAGACAAATATAAATTAAATACAATTTGTACATCTGGAAGCTGTCCAAACATGGGCGAATGTTGGGGGGAAGGTACTGCTACCTTTATGATTTTAGGAAATATTTGTACAAGGTCATGTGGTTTTTGCGGAGTCAAAACAGGTCGTCCAGAAGATGTTGAATGGGATGAACCCGAAAAAGTAGCACGATCAATTAAGATCATGAAAATTAAGCATGCTGTAATTACTAGTGTGGATCGAGATGATTTAAAAGACATGGGGTCAATTATTTGGGCCGAAACTGTTAAAGCTATCCGAAGAATGAATCCTGAAACAACTCTAGAAACATTAATTCCTGATTTTCAAGGAGTAGAACGAATTCTTGATCGCATTGTAGAAGTTAGTCCTGAAGTAGTTTCACATAACATGGAAACTGTTCGTAGATTAACTAGAGAAGTTCGAATTCAAGCAAAATACGACCGAAGCTTAGCGGTTTTAAAATATCTAAAAGACCAAGGCATTAGAAGAACAAAATCAGGAATCATGTTAGGTTTAGGTGAAACTGAAGAAGAAGTAATTCAGACCATGAAAGATTTACGTGACGCTAATGTAGATATTGTTACTATTGGACAATACCTTCAACCTAGTAAAAAACACTTACCAGTTAAAGAATATATTACTCCTGAACAATTTGCAAAATACGAGCAAATAGGAAAAGAATTAGGATTCCGTCATGTAGAAAGTGGTGTGTTGGTTCGTTCATCTTACCATGCCCAAAAACATATTCTTTAA
- the gap gene encoding type I glyceraldehyde-3-phosphate dehydrogenase, producing MSQKTRIAINGFGRIGRNLFRLLLNHPTIEVIAINDIADNKTMAHLLKYDSIHGILPNTVSFDENSILVDGNSYSFFHEREISKLNWKELSIDFVIEATGKFLKYNLAEEHLKSGAKKVILSAPPQDDLIKTVVLGVNEHILNGDELIVSNASCTTNNAAPMIKVIQELCGIEQAYITTVHSYTTDQSLHDQPHKDLRRARGAAQSIVPTTTGAAKALNKIFPELNNKMGGCGIRVPVPDGSLTDITFNVTREVSIEEINSAFKKASETNLKGILAYTEDPIVSVDILGNRNSCLFDSQLTSVIDKMVKVVGWYDNEIGYSSRIIDLISLIDKK from the coding sequence ATGAGTCAAAAAACCAGAATCGCAATAAACGGATTTGGAAGAATTGGAAGAAACTTATTCCGTTTACTTTTAAATCATCCAACAATTGAGGTAATAGCCATCAATGATATTGCAGATAACAAAACAATGGCTCATTTACTAAAATATGATAGCATTCACGGTATACTTCCAAACACTGTTAGCTTTGATGAAAATTCCATATTAGTTGATGGTAATAGTTACTCTTTTTTTCATGAAAGAGAAATCTCAAAACTAAATTGGAAAGAATTATCTATTGATTTCGTCATAGAAGCAACAGGAAAATTTTTAAAATATAATTTAGCCGAAGAACACTTAAAATCAGGCGCTAAAAAAGTGATTTTATCAGCTCCACCCCAAGATGATTTAATAAAAACAGTCGTTTTAGGTGTTAATGAACATATATTAAATGGAGACGAACTCATTGTTTCAAATGCTAGTTGCACCACAAATAATGCTGCTCCAATGATAAAAGTGATTCAAGAACTTTGCGGAATTGAACAAGCATACATTACAACTGTTCACTCCTACACTACCGATCAAAGTCTTCATGATCAACCTCATAAAGATTTACGAAGAGCCAGAGGAGCTGCACAATCAATTGTTCCAACAACTACTGGAGCAGCAAAAGCTTTAAATAAAATTTTTCCTGAATTAAACAATAAAATGGGTGGTTGCGGAATTAGAGTTCCTGTTCCAGACGGCTCTCTTACCGATATCACTTTTAATGTTACTAGAGAAGTTTCTATCGAAGAAATTAATTCTGCTTTTAAAAAAGCATCCGAAACTAATTTAAAAGGAATTTTAGCATATACAGAAGACCCTATTGTTTCTGTAGACATTTTAGGAAACAGAAATTCATGTTTATTCGATTCCCAGCTCACTTCAGTTATTGATAAAATGGTAAAAGTTGTGGGTTGGTATGATAACGAAATAGGATATTCTTCCCGAATTATCGACTTAATCTCGCTTATTGATAAAAAATAG
- a CDS encoding ATP-binding protein → MRSTKIDSSFFYISEANLYKKSRIFDKALEYANKAIVYSEKQNDNFSLANGYQSLGIIYYDFRKYDLAIEKLLRSVAIYSSLEPTSELALSYYNLGLCFMNTGNYSRAESYFDKSTSIYQTLDLSNAKNMVQLQKALLYLEKKEVKIAERTFEELTRLPKDKKIFEMQSEAFYQLGNLKAKQGINNLAINYLTRGYQISISDENLEQQIKFCKLLSELYEKMGDSQKSLIYLKSYTKLKDSLQSISKSNEQNIVSERAKVNDIMKSMEKLDKENKEQEKEGKFSKLINILSIALITILSLLSLSLYKNNIIRNKSNELLRDKNNELEIAKERMEKASKARAEFLSTVSHELRTPLNAINGISHILLEEKPKASQIEYLKSLKFSGNYLLTYINEILEINRIESNNIEVEKINFNFKELLHNIQNSLKEQASQNNNDFKLEIGSEVPDNLIGDPTKLSQIFINLINNALKFTSNGTITVKSSVIHKSEEDCSLKFEVKDTGIGIPKEKQESIFESFSQGSVEINRKYGGTGLGLTIVRRLVSLMGGKISVESEINKGSTFSFTLDFKIGEETEPVNINFISDETVFINKKILLVEDNKINQMITKKILEKKRMICELCETGEDAIVKLKENKYDLVLMDVHLPGINGTIATEEIRKFDKQTPIIALTAISLDENRDMLMSFGMNDVITKPFNPDNLYKVIETNLLIETNIV, encoded by the coding sequence GTGAGATCAACAAAAATAGACAGCTCTTTTTTTTATATTTCAGAAGCCAATTTATATAAGAAAAGTAGAATATTTGACAAAGCACTAGAATATGCTAATAAAGCAATTGTATATTCTGAAAAACAAAACGACAACTTCTCGTTAGCAAATGGATATCAATCACTTGGAATTATTTATTATGATTTCAGAAAATATGATTTAGCAATTGAAAAACTACTTCGTTCTGTTGCAATATATAGCTCTTTAGAACCTACCTCAGAATTAGCACTTTCATATTATAATTTAGGATTATGCTTTATGAATACAGGAAACTATTCAAGAGCTGAATCCTATTTTGATAAGTCAACTTCAATTTATCAAACTCTAGATTTATCCAATGCAAAAAACATGGTTCAACTACAAAAAGCACTTTTATATCTTGAAAAAAAGGAAGTAAAAATAGCTGAAAGAACCTTTGAAGAATTAACCCGATTACCTAAAGATAAGAAAATTTTTGAAATGCAATCTGAAGCATTTTATCAGTTAGGTAATTTAAAAGCCAAGCAAGGCATAAATAATTTAGCTATAAACTACCTAACAAGAGGTTATCAAATAAGCATTTCTGATGAAAATCTTGAGCAACAAATTAAATTTTGCAAACTTTTAAGTGAATTATATGAAAAAATGGGAGATTCCCAGAAATCACTAATTTACTTAAAATCATATACTAAACTTAAAGATTCTTTACAATCTATATCAAAAAGTAACGAGCAAAATATTGTTTCTGAAAGGGCAAAAGTGAATGACATCATGAAATCGATGGAGAAGCTCGATAAAGAAAATAAAGAACAAGAAAAAGAAGGTAAATTTTCTAAGCTAATTAACATTTTGAGTATTGCCTTGATTACAATTCTTTCGTTATTAAGTTTGTCTTTGTATAAAAACAATATCATTAGAAACAAGTCAAACGAATTACTTCGTGACAAAAATAATGAGTTAGAAATCGCAAAAGAAAGAATGGAAAAGGCTTCTAAAGCTAGAGCAGAATTCCTTTCAACGGTAAGTCATGAGCTAAGAACTCCGCTTAATGCTATCAATGGAATTTCACATATATTATTAGAAGAAAAACCAAAAGCTAGTCAAATTGAATATTTAAAATCTCTTAAGTTCTCAGGAAATTACCTCCTTACTTATATTAATGAAATTCTTGAAATTAACCGAATTGAGTCAAATAACATTGAAGTAGAAAAAATTAATTTCAACTTTAAAGAATTATTGCACAATATTCAAAACTCGTTAAAAGAACAAGCTAGTCAAAACAACAACGATTTTAAACTTGAAATAGGAAGTGAAGTTCCTGATAATTTGATAGGTGATCCTACAAAATTATCGCAAATTTTCATCAACCTAATTAACAATGCTTTAAAATTTACTAGCAATGGAACTATAACTGTAAAATCATCTGTCATTCATAAAAGCGAGGAAGATTGTAGTTTAAAATTTGAAGTAAAAGATACTGGAATAGGAATTCCTAAAGAGAAACAAGAAAGTATTTTTGAAAGTTTCTCTCAAGGTTCTGTAGAAATCAACAGAAAATATGGAGGAACTGGGCTAGGACTAACAATTGTAAGAAGGCTAGTTTCGTTAATGGGAGGGAAAATTTCGGTAGAAAGTGAAATCAACAAAGGTTCAACTTTTTCATTTACTCTTGACTTCAAAATAGGTGAAGAAACTGAACCTGTAAATATCAATTTTATTTCAGACGAAACTGTATTCATCAATAAAAAAATTCTTTTGGTAGAAGACAACAAGATTAATCAAATGATTACCAAAAAGATACTCGAGAAAAAACGCATGATATGTGAATTGTGTGAAACTGGGGAAGATGCAATAGTAAAACTTAAGGAAAACAAGTACGATTTGGTACTTATGGATGTTCACTTACCAGGAATAAATGGAACTATCGCTACAGAAGAAATAAGAAAATTTGACAAACAAACCCCTATTATAGCTTTAACAGCAATATCACTTGATGAGAATAGAGATATGCTAATGTCTTTTGGAATGAATGATGTGATTACTAAACCATTTAATCCCGATAACCTTTACAAGGTTATCGAGACAAATTTATTGATTGAGACTAATATTGTGTAA
- a CDS encoding purine-nucleoside phosphorylase, producing MWEQVQETVDYIQNRTSFSPEYGVILGSGLGGFTDDMEVEFILPYNEIPNFPVSTVEGHKGALVFGTINGKKVVAMQGRFHYYEGYTMKEVTFPVRVMKYLGVEKLIVSNASGGVNSNYKVGSVVIIKDHVNMMPEHPLRGKNDSRFGPRFVNMSEPYSRKMMMKAKEIATNFGITVHDGVYLGLQGPTFETLAEYRMVKTLGCDCVGMSTVPEVIVARHMELETFGISVITDMGDAESIDSITHEEVLEAAKEAEPHVRKLIKELITQY from the coding sequence ATGTGGGAGCAAGTACAAGAAACAGTTGATTATATTCAAAATAGAACAAGTTTCTCTCCAGAGTATGGTGTTATTTTAGGCTCAGGTTTAGGAGGTTTTACCGATGACATGGAGGTTGAGTTTATTTTACCTTATAATGAAATTCCAAATTTTCCAGTATCGACAGTAGAAGGGCATAAAGGAGCTTTAGTTTTTGGAACAATTAATGGTAAAAAAGTGGTTGCAATGCAAGGCCGTTTCCACTATTATGAAGGGTATACAATGAAAGAAGTTACTTTTCCTGTAAGAGTAATGAAATATCTTGGTGTTGAAAAATTAATTGTTTCAAATGCATCGGGAGGTGTAAATTCTAACTATAAAGTAGGATCAGTTGTAATTATTAAAGATCATGTAAATATGATGCCTGAGCATCCGTTACGTGGAAAGAATGATTCTCGTTTTGGTCCTCGTTTTGTAAATATGAGTGAGCCATATAGTAGAAAAATGATGATGAAGGCAAAAGAAATTGCAACTAATTTTGGAATCACAGTTCACGACGGTGTTTATCTAGGTTTGCAAGGACCAACTTTTGAAACTCTAGCAGAATACAGAATGGTTAAAACATTAGGATGTGATTGTGTGGGAATGAGTACTGTTCCTGAAGTTATTGTGGCACGACACATGGAATTAGAGACTTTTGGTATTTCAGTAATTACAGATATGGGTGATGCAGAAAGTATTGATTCAATTACTCATGAAGAAGTTTTAGAAGCAGCCAAAGAAGCCGAACCTCATGTTCGTAAACTCATAAAAGAACTAATTACACAATATTAG
- the lpxK gene encoding tetraacyldisaccharide 4'-kinase, with protein sequence MNLLRKLLFPFAILYGWITSARNFLFDVGFLKSRSFSIPVIAVGNLSVGGTGKTPQIEYLIRLLSDKYKIATLSRGYKRKSEGFVLADAKVTSEILGDEPYQFFQKFPQIQVAVDANRVNGIEQLLSESNKPEVILLDDAFQHRKVKAGFYIMLTAYDDLFCDDFMLPTGNLREVRSGVNRANMIVVTKCPGNIVSEKMNEIRKKIEDYLKVDIPILFSYIDYDDCVYSENEKISVTDFQVVDKLVVSGIAKPEPFFAYLQAVKKSTMVFPDHHNFSENDIKTILDTANERKIVTTEKDFVRLKGKLPVDQLYYLPIKSSFVTSSDEFNKKILEYVGASTRNS encoded by the coding sequence ATGAATTTACTACGAAAATTACTTTTCCCATTCGCAATACTTTATGGTTGGATTACCAGTGCTAGAAACTTTTTGTTTGATGTTGGGTTTTTAAAATCACGTTCTTTTTCTATCCCGGTAATTGCTGTTGGTAATTTAAGTGTTGGAGGTACAGGTAAAACACCACAAATAGAATATCTGATTAGATTACTTTCAGATAAGTATAAAATAGCAACTTTAAGCCGTGGTTATAAACGTAAATCTGAAGGTTTTGTTTTAGCTGATGCTAAAGTCACCAGTGAAATTTTAGGAGACGAACCATATCAATTTTTTCAAAAATTCCCTCAAATTCAAGTAGCTGTCGATGCAAATCGTGTCAACGGAATTGAACAGTTACTTTCTGAATCTAATAAACCAGAAGTGATTTTGCTTGATGATGCATTTCAGCATAGAAAAGTAAAAGCAGGATTTTATATTATGCTTACCGCTTATGATGATTTATTTTGTGATGATTTTATGCTTCCAACAGGAAATTTACGAGAAGTTAGATCTGGAGTGAATAGAGCAAATATGATTGTTGTAACGAAATGTCCTGGGAATATTGTTTCTGAAAAGATGAATGAAATTAGAAAAAAGATAGAAGATTATTTAAAAGTTGATATACCAATTTTATTTAGTTATATCGATTATGATGATTGTGTTTATTCTGAAAATGAAAAAATAAGTGTAACCGATTTTCAAGTTGTTGATAAATTAGTTGTTTCGGGCATTGCAAAACCTGAACCTTTTTTCGCATATTTGCAGGCTGTTAAAAAATCAACGATGGTGTTTCCGGATCATCATAATTTTTCGGAAAACGATATTAAAACGATTCTTGACACAGCAAATGAAAGAAAAATTGTTACAACTGAAAAGGATTTTGTAAGGTTGAAAGGTAAATTGCCAGTTGATCAATTATATTATTTACCTATTAAATCTTCGTTTGTAACTAGTAGTGATGAATTTAATAAAAAGATTTTAGAGTATGTGGGAGCAAGTACAAGAAACAGTTGA
- a CDS encoding Nif3-like dinuclear metal center hexameric protein: MKIKEILSVLEEMAPLAYAEDFDNVGLLVGDNENEATRVLVCHDALETVIDEAIEKKCNLVVCFHPILFSGIKKITGKNYVERAILKAIKNDIAIYAVHTALDNHQNGVNKIFCDALGLQNTKILVPKQNFIQKLITYTIPDNAEEVRNALFEAGAGRIGNYEDCSFNSKGIGTYMGNENSNPEIGERFEFVEGEEIKIEVTFEKHLQNKVLKALLNSHVYEEVAYEIYDLQNVHQNIGLGMIGELASEMNEFDFLKMVKEKMECGGVRHTDFLNKPIKKVAVLGGSGSFAIKNAIQAGADAYLTADLKYHNFYEAENRILLADIGHFESERYIKNYIVDYLTKKIPNFAFVLSQINTNPVKYL; encoded by the coding sequence ATGAAAATTAAAGAAATACTTTCTGTCTTAGAAGAAATGGCTCCTTTAGCCTATGCCGAAGATTTTGACAATGTAGGTTTACTTGTTGGAGACAATGAGAATGAAGCAACCAGAGTATTGGTTTGTCATGATGCACTAGAAACCGTAATAGATGAAGCCATAGAAAAAAAATGTAATTTGGTCGTATGCTTCCATCCTATTCTGTTTTCAGGTATCAAAAAAATTACAGGTAAAAATTATGTTGAACGCGCCATTTTAAAAGCAATCAAAAATGACATTGCTATTTATGCTGTACATACAGCTTTAGACAATCACCAAAACGGAGTAAACAAAATCTTTTGTGATGCTTTAGGATTGCAGAACACTAAAATTTTAGTTCCTAAGCAGAATTTTATTCAGAAGTTAATTACCTATACCATACCTGATAATGCTGAAGAAGTTCGAAACGCATTGTTCGAAGCTGGAGCAGGAAGAATTGGAAATTACGAAGATTGTAGTTTCAATTCTAAAGGCATTGGGACATACATGGGCAATGAAAATAGTAATCCAGAAATAGGAGAACGTTTTGAATTTGTTGAAGGAGAAGAGATTAAAATTGAAGTTACTTTTGAAAAACATCTACAAAACAAAGTTTTAAAAGCATTACTTAACAGTCATGTTTATGAAGAAGTAGCTTATGAAATTTATGATTTGCAAAATGTTCATCAAAATATTGGATTAGGAATGATTGGTGAATTGGCTTCTGAAATGAATGAATTTGATTTTCTTAAAATGGTGAAAGAAAAAATGGAATGTGGAGGTGTTCGTCATACAGATTTTCTAAATAAACCAATAAAAAAAGTAGCTGTTTTAGGAGGTTCGGGAAGTTTTGCCATTAAAAATGCAATTCAGGCTGGAGCTGATGCTTATTTAACTGCCGATTTAAAATATCATAACTTTTATGAAGCGGAAAACAGAATTTTACTGGCTGATATTGGGCATTTTGAAAGCGAACGTTACATAAAAAATTATATAGTTGATTATCTTACGAAAAAAATTCCTAATTTTGCATTCGTTTTATCACAAATAAATACAAACCCAGTTAAGTACTTATAA